A stretch of Geomonas oryzisoli DNA encodes these proteins:
- a CDS encoding sensor histidine kinase has product MTQLRFHSKTRAEYLIATGRVILAAFFLFAVWLDPSEPSRYAHITYGILTAYLGYSVVIAAVSWRRGLAWGILHLVTHSVDLLVFTCLMFLTTGPNSPFFVYFIFILVCATFRWQWRGTLWTAAAAMSVTLLLAWYPSNLLLDHSFELNRFIIRIAYLAVVAALLGYLGAYEESMREILAMLSQWPGETPPEEPGEDGQGMLGHAAAILRAPRVVLLWEEEEEPWLHLLSWTAEGCRYEWKEPGVFGDIVAKGLERASFFTREAGLGQALVVCNTAAGLQERRGAPLHPEFVRCFNVTSACVSPLDGEKITGYLVALDRRHLTPDDLVLGGIVAHEIAARLDHALLLKQLQQGAAADERLRLAHDLHDGLLQSLAGAGLQLATVSRLIEADPAAARESIRQVQQLLASEQRDLRMQINDMKQLFSRRKNEEYGLAKRLDELAGRIRRQWEIACSVTCHTPAPQLQRSIAREIYFVVHEALINAVRHAEATTLRAEISFDAQWARITVSDDGRGFGFQGRYDQDQLSDLKRGPVTLRERIDALNGKLVIESGERGARLDITLPLVELGG; this is encoded by the coding sequence ATGACGCAACTGAGATTCCATTCAAAAACCCGGGCGGAGTACCTGATCGCCACCGGGCGCGTCATCCTGGCCGCGTTCTTCCTCTTCGCCGTCTGGCTCGACCCATCCGAACCTTCCCGCTACGCCCACATCACCTACGGCATCCTTACCGCGTACCTCGGCTACTCCGTGGTGATCGCGGCGGTGAGCTGGCGCCGGGGCCTGGCCTGGGGCATCCTGCACCTGGTCACCCACAGCGTCGACCTGCTGGTGTTCACCTGCCTCATGTTCCTCACCACCGGCCCCAACAGCCCTTTTTTCGTCTACTTCATCTTCATCCTGGTCTGCGCCACCTTCCGGTGGCAGTGGCGCGGCACCCTCTGGACCGCGGCAGCGGCCATGTCGGTCACTCTCCTGCTCGCCTGGTATCCATCCAACCTGCTCCTGGACCACAGTTTCGAGCTGAACCGCTTCATCATCCGCATCGCCTACCTGGCGGTGGTGGCGGCCCTGCTGGGATACCTGGGCGCCTACGAGGAGTCGATGCGGGAGATACTCGCCATGCTGTCCCAGTGGCCCGGGGAAACGCCGCCCGAGGAACCGGGGGAGGACGGCCAGGGGATGCTCGGTCATGCCGCCGCGATACTGAGGGCGCCGCGGGTGGTCCTTTTGTGGGAGGAGGAAGAGGAGCCCTGGCTGCACCTGCTGAGCTGGACGGCGGAGGGATGCCGTTACGAGTGGAAGGAGCCGGGCGTCTTCGGCGACATCGTGGCCAAAGGGCTGGAGCGGGCGAGCTTCTTTACCCGCGAAGCCGGCTTGGGTCAGGCGCTGGTGGTCTGCAACACCGCCGCCGGGCTGCAGGAACGCCGCGGCGCCCCGCTGCATCCGGAATTCGTGCGGTGCTTCAACGTCACCTCCGCGTGCGTCTCCCCGTTGGACGGCGAGAAGATCACGGGATACCTGGTCGCCCTGGACCGCCGTCACCTCACCCCGGACGACCTGGTGCTGGGGGGGATCGTCGCCCACGAGATCGCGGCCCGGCTCGACCACGCCCTGCTCCTGAAGCAGCTGCAGCAGGGCGCCGCGGCGGACGAGCGCCTGCGGCTCGCCCACGACCTGCACGACGGCCTGCTCCAGTCGCTGGCCGGAGCGGGGCTGCAACTGGCGACGGTGAGCCGCCTGATCGAGGCGGACCCCGCCGCGGCCAGGGAGAGCATCCGGCAGGTGCAGCAGCTGCTCGCCTCGGAGCAGCGGGACCTCAGAATGCAGATCAACGACATGAAGCAGCTCTTCTCCCGGCGCAAGAACGAGGAGTACGGACTGGCCAAGCGGCTGGACGAGCTGGCCGGCCGCATCAGGCGGCAATGGGAGATCGCCTGCTCCGTCACCTGCCACACCCCGGCGCCGCAGTTGCAGCGCAGCATCGCGCGCGAGATCTACTTCGTGGTGCACGAGGCGCTCATCAACGCGGTGCGCCACGCCGAGGCCACCACCTTGCGGGCGGAGATCAGCTTCGACGCGCAATGGGCCCGCATCACGGTAAGCGACGACGGGCGCGGCTTCGGCTTCCAGGGACGCTACGACCAGGACCAGCTGAGCGACCTCAAGCGCGGCCCGGTGACGCTGCGGGAGCGGATCGACGCGCTGAACGGGAAGCTCGTGATCGAATCCGGCGAGCGGGGCGCCCGCCTCGACATCACCCTGCCACTCGTGGAACTAGGAGGCTGA
- a CDS encoding C-GCAxxG-C-C family protein codes for MEKEKQQELISRRDMLKGSLCLGVCLAAGSITSEAGAAVDARPAAGRPEAARKHFLKSMNCSQAILENYAPAYGVNPEVACRLATGFAGGMVAGRECGAVTGAYMVLGLAHGPKEKKVFPKIEAFNNEFKARHGELDCSRLLGIDMGTKAGMKEADRKGLFKTRCPNYVKSAAEILEKMI; via the coding sequence GTGGAAAAGGAAAAGCAACAGGAACTGATCAGCAGGCGCGACATGCTGAAAGGCTCGCTCTGCCTGGGCGTCTGCCTCGCAGCGGGTAGCATCACCAGCGAGGCCGGAGCGGCCGTGGACGCCAGACCCGCAGCGGGACGCCCGGAAGCGGCCAGGAAGCATTTCCTGAAATCGATGAACTGCTCCCAGGCCATCCTGGAAAACTACGCCCCCGCCTACGGCGTCAACCCCGAGGTCGCCTGCAGGCTCGCCACCGGCTTTGCCGGCGGCATGGTCGCCGGTCGCGAGTGCGGCGCCGTCACCGGCGCCTACATGGTGCTGGGACTTGCCCACGGCCCCAAGGAGAAGAAGGTGTTCCCCAAGATCGAGGCCTTCAACAACGAGTTCAAGGCACGTCACGGCGAGTTGGACTGCTCCCGCCTGCTCGGTATCGACATGGGGACCAAGGCAGGAATGAAAGAAGCCGACAGGAAGGGTCTCTTCAAGACCCGCTGCCCCAACTACGTGAAAAGTGCGGCGGAGATCCTGGAAAAGATGATCTAG
- a CDS encoding ABC transporter permease: MLGRLRQMLIKEFLHVIRDKRARFFLFAPPIIQTLVFGYAATLEIKHVPVAVVDYDNSQVSRDLVSRFQASRYFEVRRIADRREIPDLIDRDQVTMALQINDGFARDLRKGETAHLQVVVDASNSNTALVGLGYVNQVAQAFARQYRIEALNRQAPGVAASLPEIVVERRPWYNPDMTSQWFFVPGVIGNLVLVIVVTLTAFAVVREREIGTLEQIMVTPIRRTEFILGKTIPFFLIGLLDTALISLAGTLWFRVPLTGSLLVLAAGTVCFILCMLGVGLFISTVSATQQQAMVTSFFFIMPAVIFSGFGSPISSMPVFLQRLTYLNPLRYQEVVLRSVYLKGVGFEVLWPQIAAMALIGVVMLTVSVLRFRKSLE; this comes from the coding sequence ATGCTGGGCCGCCTGCGCCAGATGCTGATCAAGGAGTTCCTGCACGTCATCCGCGACAAGAGGGCGCGCTTCTTCCTGTTCGCCCCTCCCATCATCCAGACGCTGGTCTTCGGCTACGCCGCCACGCTGGAGATCAAACACGTCCCCGTCGCCGTAGTCGACTACGACAACAGCCAGGTGAGCCGCGACCTCGTCTCCCGATTCCAGGCAAGCCGCTACTTCGAGGTGCGCCGCATCGCCGACCGGCGCGAGATCCCGGACCTGATCGACCGCGACCAGGTGACCATGGCGCTGCAGATCAACGACGGTTTCGCCCGCGACCTGCGCAAGGGAGAAACCGCCCACCTGCAGGTGGTGGTGGACGCCAGCAACTCCAACACCGCGCTGGTGGGGCTTGGTTACGTGAACCAGGTGGCGCAGGCATTCGCGCGGCAGTACCGCATCGAGGCGCTGAACCGGCAGGCTCCCGGTGTCGCCGCCTCTCTCCCGGAGATCGTGGTGGAGCGCCGCCCCTGGTACAACCCGGACATGACCAGCCAGTGGTTCTTCGTGCCGGGTGTCATCGGCAACCTGGTGCTGGTGATCGTGGTGACGCTGACCGCCTTCGCGGTGGTGCGCGAGCGCGAGATCGGAACACTGGAGCAGATCATGGTGACGCCGATACGGCGCACCGAGTTCATCCTGGGCAAGACCATCCCCTTCTTCCTGATCGGGCTTTTGGACACGGCGCTGATCAGCCTGGCGGGGACGCTCTGGTTCCGGGTGCCGCTCACCGGAAGCCTCCTGGTGCTCGCCGCCGGCACCGTCTGCTTCATCCTGTGCATGCTCGGCGTGGGGCTGTTCATCTCGACCGTCTCGGCGACCCAGCAGCAGGCGATGGTCACCAGCTTCTTCTTCATCATGCCCGCCGTCATCTTCTCAGGCTTCGGCTCCCCCATCTCCAGCATGCCGGTGTTCCTGCAACGGCTCACCTACCTGAACCCGCTGCGCTACCAGGAGGTGGTGCTGAGAAGCGTCTACCTCAAAGGGGTCGGCTTCGAGGTGCTCTGGCCCCAGATCGCGGCCATGGCGCTCATCGGCGTGGTGATGCTCACTGTAAGCGTGCTCCGCTTCCGCAAGTCACTCGAATAG
- a CDS encoding ABC transporter permease: protein MNWNRLCAMARKEMIQIRRDARSIGIVIAMPIVMMFAFGYGVSFDTKHIPVYIYDQEKSQQSQDFLKRFQSSVYFRVVKTVSNYPELVRAIDAGQCQIGLVVPPDFSRKLRSGQKVSVQAIFDGTDSNSASLGMSYTEAVAQAHSQQLQLEWLQGRGQGQARLPLSVDARTWFNENLESMVTIVPGVVAMVMAVVGTFLTSLTVAREWERGTMEQLISTPVTPLEIMLGKLAPYVVIGLADTSLCAIMGVWWFGVPFRGHIWVFLLSTLLFLIVVLSLGYFFSVVAKTQLAASQISLIATFLPAFLLSGFMYPIDQMPALVQGITHVVPARYYMAILRNVFLKGSPVLTMWQDLLGLAIFATLLGLAATRVFHKKLS from the coding sequence ATGAACTGGAACCGGCTCTGCGCCATGGCGCGCAAGGAAATGATCCAGATCCGGCGCGACGCCCGCAGCATCGGCATCGTCATCGCCATGCCCATCGTGATGATGTTCGCCTTCGGCTACGGCGTGAGCTTCGACACCAAACACATCCCGGTCTACATCTACGACCAGGAAAAGAGCCAGCAAAGCCAGGACTTCCTGAAGCGCTTCCAGTCGTCGGTCTATTTCCGGGTGGTCAAGACGGTGTCGAACTACCCGGAACTGGTGCGGGCCATCGACGCCGGGCAGTGTCAGATCGGACTCGTGGTGCCCCCCGATTTCTCCAGAAAACTCCGCTCGGGACAGAAGGTGAGCGTGCAGGCGATCTTCGACGGCACCGACAGCAACAGCGCGAGCCTCGGCATGAGCTACACCGAGGCGGTGGCGCAGGCCCACTCCCAGCAGCTCCAGCTGGAATGGCTGCAGGGACGCGGACAGGGACAGGCGCGGCTTCCCCTGAGCGTCGACGCCCGGACTTGGTTCAACGAGAACCTGGAGAGCATGGTCACCATCGTCCCCGGCGTGGTGGCCATGGTGATGGCGGTGGTCGGGACCTTCCTCACCTCGCTTACCGTGGCACGGGAGTGGGAGCGCGGCACCATGGAGCAGCTGATCTCCACCCCGGTGACGCCGCTGGAGATCATGCTCGGCAAGCTCGCCCCCTACGTTGTGATCGGGCTCGCCGACACGAGCCTCTGCGCCATCATGGGGGTGTGGTGGTTCGGCGTCCCCTTCCGGGGGCACATCTGGGTCTTTTTGCTGAGCACCCTCCTCTTTCTGATCGTGGTGCTGTCGCTTGGGTACTTCTTCTCCGTGGTCGCCAAGACCCAGCTTGCGGCAAGCCAGATCTCCCTGATAGCCACCTTCCTGCCGGCGTTCCTGCTGTCGGGGTTCATGTACCCCATCGACCAGATGCCCGCCCTGGTGCAGGGGATCACCCACGTCGTGCCGGCGCGCTACTACATGGCCATCCTGCGCAACGTCTTTTTGAAGGGGTCCCCGGTGCTGACCATGTGGCAGGATCTGCTGGGGCTCGCCATCTTCGCAACCCTGCTCGGCCTGGCGGCGACGCGGGTCTTCCACAAGAAGCTGAGCTGA
- a CDS encoding ABC transporter ATP-binding protein yields MNGTAPAVVVQDLVKRFGDFVAVDHISLQASPGEIFGFLGPNGAGKSTTIRMLCGLLRPTSGKAVVAGLDVAREPERVRQNIGYMSQKFSLYNDLKVIENLRFFAGMYSVPAAEQKERIDWAIDMAGLSGREQLLTGTLAAGWKQRLALGCAVLHRPPIVFLDEPTSGVDPISRRLFWELIHRMADDGVTVFVTTHYMDEAEYCNRLVLIDRGRIVASGSPLELKEKSMAGNLLLLECDQVGKALEELQRAPGVSDAAIFGNALHLVVPSAERAIPEVKGFLAERGITATRIEQIRPSLEDVFVSLTSLNKTEENRDKRDNRDKGDQTETAVTDKEKGQ; encoded by the coding sequence ATGAACGGCACCGCCCCCGCAGTCGTGGTGCAGGACCTGGTGAAGCGCTTCGGCGACTTCGTGGCGGTGGACCACATCTCGCTCCAGGCGAGCCCCGGCGAGATCTTCGGGTTCCTCGGGCCCAACGGCGCCGGCAAGTCCACCACCATCAGGATGCTCTGCGGCCTGCTGCGTCCCACCTCGGGCAAGGCCGTCGTGGCCGGGCTGGACGTGGCGCGCGAACCGGAGCGGGTGCGGCAGAACATCGGCTACATGTCGCAGAAGTTCTCCCTGTACAACGACCTGAAGGTGATCGAGAACCTGCGCTTCTTCGCCGGGATGTACAGCGTCCCCGCGGCCGAACAGAAGGAACGGATCGACTGGGCCATAGACATGGCGGGGCTCTCCGGGCGGGAACAGCTTCTCACCGGGACCCTCGCCGCGGGGTGGAAGCAGCGCCTGGCCCTGGGGTGCGCCGTCCTGCACCGCCCACCCATCGTCTTCCTGGACGAACCTACCTCCGGGGTCGACCCCATCTCGCGCCGGCTCTTCTGGGAGCTGATCCACCGCATGGCCGACGACGGGGTCACCGTCTTCGTGACCACCCATTACATGGACGAGGCCGAGTACTGCAACCGCCTGGTGCTGATCGACCGCGGCAGGATCGTCGCCTCGGGTTCGCCGCTTGAGCTGAAGGAAAAGAGCATGGCGGGGAACCTGCTGCTGCTCGAGTGCGACCAGGTGGGGAAGGCCCTGGAGGAGTTGCAGCGGGCGCCGGGGGTGTCCGATGCCGCCATCTTCGGCAACGCGCTGCACCTGGTGGTCCCCTCGGCGGAGCGGGCCATCCCGGAGGTGAAGGGCTTTCTCGCCGAGCGCGGCATCACCGCGACCCGCATCGAACAGATCCGCCCCTCGCTGGAGGACGTCTTCGTGTCGCTGACCAGCCTCAACAAAACCGAAGAGAACAGGGATAAAAGGGATAACCGGGATAAAGGCGATCAAACGGAGACGGCCGTAACCGACAAGGAGAAGGGGCAATGA
- a CDS encoding ABC transporter ATP-binding protein: MSEAGNAIELDGLTKSFPGVRAVDGLTFAVRRGEIFGLVGPDGAGKTTTMRMLAGVLAPDEGSATVAGFDLSRDAKRAKHRISYMPQRFGLYEELTVDENIRFYADLFGVPRQERDARAVELLRAAGMSEFRSRLAGKLSGGMKQKLGLVCALIHTPEVILLDEPTNGVDPVSRRDFWRILYTLLDQGVTILTTTAYLDEAERCHRVALLHEGRMLFCDTPANLKDSLPGAVLSIVCAEPRPVRDLLAGVEGISTAMIVGDGLHLVVHDPGRMIPELRDRIAAAGLSCDAIEQVAPSIEDLFVEAVQGQGAREDGDRGTQRGER; the protein is encoded by the coding sequence ATGAGCGAGGCAGGCAACGCCATAGAGCTCGACGGGCTCACCAAGTCCTTTCCCGGCGTGCGCGCCGTGGACGGGCTCACCTTCGCCGTCCGGCGCGGCGAGATCTTCGGGCTGGTCGGCCCCGACGGCGCCGGCAAGACCACCACGATGCGCATGCTCGCCGGGGTGCTCGCGCCGGATGAGGGGAGCGCCACCGTCGCCGGCTTCGATCTTTCCCGTGACGCCAAGAGGGCCAAGCACCGCATCAGTTACATGCCGCAGCGCTTCGGGCTGTACGAGGAGCTGACGGTGGACGAGAACATCCGCTTCTACGCCGACCTCTTCGGGGTGCCGCGCCAGGAGCGGGACGCGCGCGCTGTCGAGCTTTTGCGGGCGGCGGGGATGTCGGAGTTCCGCTCCCGCCTGGCCGGGAAACTCTCCGGCGGCATGAAGCAGAAACTGGGGCTCGTCTGCGCCCTGATCCACACCCCGGAGGTGATCCTGCTGGACGAGCCGACCAACGGGGTGGACCCGGTGTCGCGACGCGACTTCTGGCGCATCCTCTACACGCTCCTGGACCAGGGGGTGACCATCCTCACGACCACCGCCTACCTCGACGAGGCGGAGCGCTGCCACCGCGTGGCGCTTTTGCACGAGGGGCGCATGCTCTTTTGCGACACCCCCGCCAACCTGAAGGACTCCCTTCCCGGCGCCGTCCTCTCCATCGTCTGCGCGGAACCGCGCCCGGTGCGGGACCTCCTGGCCGGGGTGGAGGGGATCTCCACCGCGATGATCGTCGGGGACGGCCTGCACCTGGTGGTGCACGACCCCGGGCGCATGATCCCGGAACTGCGCGACCGCATCGCAGCGGCGGGGCTTTCCTGCGACGCCATCGAACAGGTCGCCCCCTCCATCGAAGACCTCTTCGTCGAGGCGGTACAGGGACAGGGAGCCCGGGAAGACGGCGACCGCGGCACACAAAGGGGCGAGCGATGA
- a CDS encoding HlyD family secretion protein: MKRKLIPIILLVAVLVGAGYFFTHRAHNDAEATSITLSGNIEAHESVVGFKVPGRLAELPIEEGQLVKAGDVLARLDQGDYRQQVQIDEAAVGTRQAELGLATAGSRPQEKKAAHQSVLDAQADYELKKHDLQRYQALYEKDEVSAQVRDTAAAALKRSQAVLERAKQNYDQVLEGVRKEQVEVNRAAVRSARQALELSRIKLSYTTLQSPITGVVLVRQAELGEVLTAGSPVATVADLDHLWMRGYLSETDLGRVKLGQVAKVKSDTYPGKTYRGRVSFISSQAEFTPKSVETHKERVTLVYRIKIELENPGHELKPGMPADATLAVAPAK; this comes from the coding sequence ATGAAAAGAAAACTGATCCCGATCATCCTGCTGGTCGCCGTGCTGGTCGGCGCCGGATACTTCTTCACCCATCGCGCCCATAACGACGCCGAGGCCACCTCGATCACCCTCTCCGGGAACATCGAGGCGCACGAGAGCGTGGTCGGCTTCAAGGTTCCCGGTCGGCTGGCGGAGCTCCCCATCGAGGAGGGACAGCTGGTCAAGGCGGGTGACGTCCTGGCCAGGCTGGACCAGGGGGACTACCGGCAGCAGGTCCAGATCGACGAGGCGGCCGTCGGCACGCGCCAGGCCGAGCTGGGGCTCGCGACGGCGGGAAGCCGTCCCCAGGAGAAGAAGGCGGCGCACCAGTCGGTGCTGGACGCCCAGGCCGACTACGAGCTGAAAAAGCACGACCTGCAGCGCTACCAGGCCCTCTACGAAAAGGACGAAGTCTCGGCGCAGGTGCGTGATACCGCCGCCGCGGCGCTGAAGCGGAGCCAGGCCGTCCTGGAGCGGGCGAAGCAGAACTACGACCAGGTGCTGGAAGGGGTGCGCAAGGAGCAGGTGGAGGTGAACCGCGCCGCCGTCCGCTCGGCGCGCCAGGCGCTGGAGCTCTCCAGGATCAAGCTCTCCTACACCACCCTCCAGTCCCCCATCACCGGCGTGGTGCTGGTGCGCCAGGCCGAACTGGGCGAGGTGCTGACTGCCGGGAGCCCGGTAGCCACCGTCGCCGACCTGGACCACCTCTGGATGCGCGGCTACCTGAGCGAGACCGATCTGGGCCGGGTGAAGCTCGGGCAGGTCGCCAAAGTCAAGAGCGACACCTACCCGGGCAAGACCTACCGGGGGCGGGTCTCCTTCATCTCCTCGCAGGCCGAGTTCACCCCGAAGTCGGTGGAGACCCACAAGGAGCGGGTGACCCTGGTGTACCGCATCAAGATCGAGCTGGAGAACCCCGGGCACGAGCTGAAGCCTGGGATGCCGGCGGATGCGACCCTGGCCGTAGCCCCGGCCAAGTGA